In a genomic window of Poecilia reticulata strain Guanapo linkage group LG22, Guppy_female_1.0+MT, whole genome shotgun sequence:
- the insm1b gene encoding insulinoma-associated protein 1b, translated as MPKGFLVKRNKKSAHVSYRTRPDEDDLQELHTPAALPSQTDPSPPMSVASSPDRASVSPDFVAADAPVPRLEKPEQFGNPEAVCQAIYSPTRPISKEHDRGYFERSFNLGSPVSAESFPAAASLSGLDHLLYAPVDLKIGTSNSSRGGAAITNTTTTTSSSTSSTSSSSSNSLSVPNNRVATKRPAAEGAERKPKAASKKPKAIRKLNFEDEVTTSPVLGLKIKEGPVEMKPRAQSSGGTKPLGEFVCQLCKEAYADPFSLAQHKCSRIVRVEYRCPECDKMFSCPANLASHRRWHKPRTSTGAPAGAAPPAQGVKPDMAKMQPLGVKSVSDETKDMSDRDTPSPGLSESGSEDGSYDCQFCGKRFKRQAYLRKHIIAHQALQKKVLEEHGFQTSDRAAAEQAPVSAPCSSSSSSSSASSSASSEEASNQSPLNLSPVDCLLCTMCGESFTSRAGQERHLRLMHPSQIYPCKYCPATLPSSPGLTRHINKCHPSENRQVILLQMPVRPAC; from the coding sequence ATGCCCAAAGGATTCCTggtgaaaagaaacaagaaatccGCACATGTTTCCTACAGGACTCGACCTGATGAGGATGATCTCCAGGAGCTACACACCCCAGCTGCCTTGCCAAGTCAGACGGACCCCTCCCCGCCGATGTCCGTGGCGTCAAGCCCCGACCGCGCCTCGGTATCACCAGATTTCGTCGCAGCAGACGCGCCGGTGCCAAGGCTGGAAAAGCCGGAGCAGTTCGGAAATCCAGAAGCGGTGTGCCAAGCCATCTACAGCCCCACCCGACCCATCAGCAAGGAGCACGACAGGGGATATTTTGAGCGAAGTTTCAATCTGGGCTCGCCCGTTTCTGCGGAGTCATTCCCCGCAGCCGCCTCGCTCTCCGGCCTGGACCACCTCCTGTACGCTCCGGTGGACCTGAAAATCGGCACCAGCAACAGCAGCCGGGGCGGCGCAGCCATCAcaaacaccaccaccaccaccagcagcagcaccagcagcaccagcagcagcagcagcaacagcctATCAGTACCAAACAACCGGGTCGCAACCAAAAGACCCGCCGCCGAGGGAGCAGAGCGAAAACCTAAAGCCGCCTCAAAGAAACCCAAAGCCATCCGAAAGCTCAACTTTGAAGACGAGGTGACCACTTCTCCGGTGCTCGGGCTGAAAATCAAAGAGGGGCCGGTGGAGATGAAGCCGAGGGCGCAGTCCTCCGGGGGAACCAAACCTTTAGGGGAGTTTGTGTGCCAGCTGTGTAAAGAGGCGTACGCGGATCCCTTCTCCCTGGCTCAGCACAAATGCTCCCGCATAGTCAGGGTCGAGTACCGGTGTCCCGAGTGTGACAAGATGTTCAGCTGCCCGGCCAACCTCGCCTCTCACCGCCGCTGGCACAAACCGCGGACCAGCACCGGGGCGCCGGCGGGGGCGGCGCCGCCCGCGCAGGGCGTCAAACCCGACATGGCCAAAATGCAGCCGCTGGGCGTCAAGTCAGTCTCCGACGAAACCAAAGACATGAGTGACAGAGACACCCCGAGTCCCGGGTTGTCCGAGTCGGGCTCTGAAGACGGCTCGTACGACTGCCAGTTCTGCGGGAAGAGGTTCAAGCGGCAGGCGTACCTAAGAAAACACATCATAGCTCACCAGGCCCTGCAGAAGAAGGTACTGGAAGAGCACGGGTTTCAAACCAGCGACCGTGCAGCGGCCGAGCAAGCTCCAGTGTCCGCCCcttgttcctcctcctcctcctcctcctccgcctcttCCTCAGCATCATCAGAGGAAGCCTCAAACCAAAGCCCCCTGAATCTGAGCCCGGTGGACTGCCTGCTGTGCACGATGTGCGGGGAGAGTTTCACCAGCAGGGCCGGCCAGGAGAGACACCTGCGCCTCATGCACCCCTCCCAGATCTACCCGTGCAAATACTGCCCCGCCACCCTCCCCAGCTCTCCGGGGCTCACCAGGCACATAAACAAGTGCCACCCCTCGGAGAACAGGCAGGTGATCCTGCTGCAAATGCCGGTGCGCCCTGCCTGCTGA